The DNA sequence TGTCATCCGCGCCAACGCCATGGGGGCGCAGACGCTCCTCTCGCGCTCGCTCACGGTCCGCTCGGCCCTCGCAGCGCTGTACGGTACGGGCACGGCCGCCGGCGCACCGGTGGTGCCAGTGAGCGGTTCGAGCGTGCAGACCGCGGTCTCCGCCACGATCGCGGCCCTGCGCTCCGACTTCGTGGCCCTCGGGATCACGAACCTCACCAGCAGCGCGGCCCCGGTGCCCGCCACCACGATCATGGGCCCGGGCGGCGGCTTTTCGCGCATCGCGTCCGACAGCGCGTTTCGCGTGGGGTACGCCACGCGTGGCAACACGCGCCGCGCCGGAATTGGCGACATCGACCTGACCGCGACCTATCTCCTCTTCGATTCGTTCCGCGCGGATCAGGTCACGCGCCTCTTCGAGAATCGGCGCGCGGTGCGCAGCACCATCACCGCGGGGTGGCGCTTTGGCGTGGCTGGTGCGGATCGCACCGATGACGCGTTCGACGTGCCGATCGGCGAAGGCGCAAACGCCCTGCTCGTGCGGAGCACCACCGATCTGGTATGGTCGCGGCGCCTGTGGCTGTCGGCCACGCTCCGGGCCGCCAAGCCCCTGAGTGATGCGGTGGCGGTGATTCTCCCATTTCGCGACGTCGCCGGACTGTTCGCGCCGGTGCAGGTGGGTCAGGCGACGCGTGCGCTGGGCATGCGGTATGACCTCGAACTCGCACCGCGTGTGGCGATCGGTCAGTTCTTTGGGCTCTCCGGCGCGCTCTTGCTGCGCCACTGGGGTGAGGACAGCTATCGCGCCCTCGGCGCCGATTCGCTGGCCGGCGGCGTCACCACCGACCTGACGCCGTCACGCACGCTCCGCGCGGTGTCCATCGGCGCCACGTTCTCGACGCTGGCGAGCTACACGCGCGGGCGGAGTCGCTTCCCGGCCGAAGTGATCTACACGCACACCGAGCCGCTGGGTGCGAGCGGCGGTGCGGTGCCCGCCGTCGCCACCGAACGTCTCGAACTGCGCGTCTACCGCGGCTTTCCGCGGCGCTGAGCGCCCGCGGCGGCGCTCGCGTTCGTGCCGCTGCGCTTCGGCACGGCCTCGGGTGCCTCCGCCCCGCGATCGAGGAGTTCGCGGGCGTGCGCCCGGCTCACTTCGCGATCGGCATCGCCGCCCAACATGCGGGCGATCTCCACCACGCGCGCTTCGTCAACGACGACCGATGTATCTGAGGTCGTGACCGTCCCCACCGCGCTCTTCTGCACCACGATGTGGTGATGGGCCCGCGCGGCGATCTGTGCGAGATGCGAGATCGCCAGCACCTGATGATGCGCGGCCACGCGCCGCATGAGCGCGCCCACCTGCCAGGCCACCGCGCCACCCACGCCGGCGTCCACTTCGTCGAACACGAGCGTGGGGACCTGCTGCAGGCTGGCGAGCACCGTGCTGAGGGCAAGCATCACGCGCGACAGTTCGCCGCCCGACGCCAGTCGCCCGAGCGGGCGCAGGTCACTGCCAGCGTTGAGTGCCGCGAGAAACTGGACCTGTTCGGCGCCGTCGGGGCCGATGCTCTCCCGCGGCGCCAGCTGAACCTGCACCTGGCCGTGCGCCATGCCGAGATCGGGGAGCAAGGCGCTCACGGCATCGCCGAGACGCTTCGCGTGCGACTGCCGGGCGCGCGTCAGCTCGGCGGCCGCTTCCACGAGGGCGCCCTCCGCCGTCGCGCGCTTCTCGGCGATGGCCGCCAGATCGAGTGCGCCGTGGTCCACCAGCTCCAACTCGCGTCGCGCCTCGTCGAGGGTGCGCCGCACCTCCTCGACGGTGGGCCCGTGCTTGCGCATCAGCCCCAGCAGCGCATCGCGGCGGCGCTCGAGCACCCGTAACCGCTGAGGGTCCGCCTCGATCTCCTCGGCATACGTTTCGAGCTCGGAGGCCAACTCCTCCAGCGCGTACACCGCGCCATCAAACCCGGCCTGGAGCCGCTCGAGCGACGGGTCGATCCGCATCAGCGACGCGAGGGCGCGACGCACCTGCGCCAGCCGCGTGAGCGCGGCGCGCTCCTCCCCACTGATGGCGGACGCCGCCTGCGCCGCGAGCCCCTGCAGCTCTTCGGCGTGCGACAGGCGGCGGATGTCGGCATCGAGTGCCTCATCTTCGCCGACCACGGGATTGATCTCGTCGATCTCCCGCACGACAAAGCGCAGATAGTCCGCGCGCTTGGCGGCATCGGTCCGCTGCTGCTCGAGTTCGCGTTCGCGCGTGCGGAGCGCCTGCACGTCGGCGTATGCACTCGCCACGCGGGCGCGCACCTCCTCGCACTGCGCATACGCATCGAGCACATCGCGCTGGGCGTCGGGCTCGAGCAACTGCCGCGACTCGTGCTGGCCATGCACGCTCACGAGCAGGCTGCCGACGTCGGCCAACACACTCGCGCTGACGGGGGCGCCATTGATCCAGGCGCGCGAGCGACCCGCCGCGAGCACCTCGCGCTTGAGGACCAGCAGATCCTCCTCGGCTTCGATCCCCCGCGCATCAAGCCGCTGCCGCAGGTCACGCTGGGCACTGATGTCGAACACGCCTTCGACGGTGGCGCGCTCGGCGCCGGGGCGTACGCGATCGGCGGCCGTGCGCTCCCCCAGCAACATGCCCAGGGCGCCAATGATCAGCGACTTGCCGGCGCCCGTTTCGCCCGTGAGAACATTCAGCCCCGCCGCCAGCGGCAGGGCGACGGTGTCGATGACAGCGACGTTCCGGATGCGGAGTTCAACGAGCATCGGTGACGACCGCGAGCGTGGAGATCAGACGCGTCGACTCAGACCGTGTCGCCGTCGCGTTCCGACAACCCGCCCCACCCGAGCTTGCGACGCAGCCGCGTGAAGAACGTCGTGCCGGGGAACCGCACAATCTGAACCGGGCTCGGGGCCCGACGGATCACGAGGGTCTCGCCACCCGTGAACGTGGTGCCGACCTGCCCGTCGATGGTGACGAGGAGTTCTTCCGGCCCGTCATCGGCGCGCACCTTCACTTCGACTTCGGCCGGCAGCACCAGCGGACGCATCGCCAGCGTGTGCGGCGACACCGGCGTGAGCACGATGCTGTCCATGCTCGGCACCACGATCGGCCCGCCTGCGGAGAGGGAGTAGCCGGTGGATCCGGTGGGCGTCGAGATCACGAGCCCGTCCGCCGAGTAGGAGCCGATGGGTTCGTCGTTCACGAAGACCGAGAAGCGCACCACGCGCGCGAATCCGCCCTTGTGAAGGACCACGTCGTTGAGCGAGCGCCAGGCGCAGCGCTCTTCGCCATCGCGGTTGAGGGCGCACGACTCGAGGGCCATACGCGGCTCGACCTCATAGTGCCCCTGCGCAAACCGCCGCACGCCCTCCTCGAACTCGGCGCCGCTGCAGCTCGTCAGAAACCCGAGGCGTCCGAGATTGATGCCGAGAATGGGGACAGCATGGCCATCGAGATAGCGCGCGCCACGGAGCAACGTGCCGTCACCACCCAGGGTGATCAGCGCGTCGCACGACGTCGCCTCGCCCAGTCGCTCGCCCTCTTCGGCGATCTCCCAGAGATCGTTCTCGAAGGCGAGCGTCAGTCCGTATTCCGGTGCCAGATCGAGCAGCGTCCCCAGAATGGCTGGCAGCCCGACATACCCGCGATGACCAATGACGCCGACTCGCATCAGCCGGCGAGGGCTTCCGACTCGTGCAACGCGCGCACGCGATCGGCGATCCCGGCGGCGTCCAGTCCGATCGCCGCGAGCTGCTTCTTGCGCGGCGCGGCGTAGATGATCTTGTCGGGGACGCCGTGCACGGCCACCCGCACGCCCGGCGCCTGTCGATTGATCACCGTGCTCATGTACGCGCCGAAGCCGTTGATCACAATGCCTTCCTCCACGGTCAGCACGTGCGAATGGTCGGCGAGGATCGCCGCGAGCGTCACCTGATCGTAGGGCTTGAGATAGCGGCAGTTCACGACGGTGACATCGAGCCCTTCGGCGGCCAGCGCCTCGGCGGCGGCCATCGACGGCCCGACCATCGTGCCAACGGCGAGGATGGCCACCTCCTTCCCGCGCCGCAGCACTTCCCACGTGGCGTACGGCGTGGCCGGAATGTCCTTCATCTCGACCGGCACATCGGGCGACGCATCGCGCGGGTAGCGCAGACAGAACGGCCCCTCGTTCTGCTCGACGCCGGCACGCAGCAGGCCGAGCATCTCCGTGCCGTCCTTGGGCGCCGTCACCGTCATGTTGGGCACGGTGAGCATGTACGCGATGTCGTAGAGGCCGGCATGCGTCTCGCCGTCTTCCCCGACCAGTCCGGCGCGATCCATCGCGAAGACGACCGGCAGCTTCTGAATCGCGGCGTCGTGAATCACGTTGTCGTAGCCACGCTGCAGGAACGTGGAGTAGATCGTGACGACCGGACGGACGCCCCGCGTGGCCAGACCGGCGGCGAAGGTCACGCCATGGCCTTCGGCGATGCCCACATCGAAGAACCGGTTCGGATAGAGCTTTCCGAACTGGGTCGTCCCCGTGCCGCTCGGCATGGCCGCGGTGATGACCGCGACATCGGCGCGCTCGGCACCGAGCTCCACGAGCCCCTTGCCGTAGACCGCCGTGTACGCCGGATTGCCCGCCGTGACGTTGAGCTGCTTGCCGGTGGAGGGATCGTGGCCCGGCGGCAGCGCATGCCACTTCTCCCCGTGATCACCGGCCGGGAAGCCCTTCCCCTTCTTGGTGATCACATGCACGAGGCGCGGCGTCTTGAGATCGCGCACCGCCGTGAACGTGTCGAGCAGCGCATCGATGTCGTGGCCGTCGATCGGGCCGAAGTAGCGGAAGCCGAGCTCTTCGAACAGCACGCCCGGCGTCAGGAACGACTTGACGCTCTCTTCCCACTTCCGCAGCAGCGTCCCGGCCGACTGGAACGGGCCCGGCGCATGATCGACGATGTCGCCGATACGCGAGCGCAGCCGGTTGTACAGCGGGTTGCGCTGAATGCTCGTGAGATACTTGTGCATCGCGCCGACGTTGGGCGCGATGGACATCTCGTTGTCGTTGAGCACGACGATGAAGTCGCGCTCCGAGTGGCCGGCGTTGTTCAGCCCCTCGTAGGCGAGCCCCGATCCCAGCGAGCCGTCGCCGATGACCGCGGCGACCTTGAACGACTCGCCGAGCACGTCGCGACCCGCGGCCATGCCGAGGGCCGCGGAGATCGCCGTGGCCGCGTGGCCGGCGCCGAAGGTGTCGTACTCGCTCTCGGTGCGCTTGAGGAAGCCGGAGAGCCCGCCTTCCTGCCGCAGCGTTTCCATGCGGGCATTGCGCCCGGTGAGCAGCTTGTGCGGGTACGCCTGATGTCCCACGTCCCACACCAACTGGTCCGTCGGCGTGTCGAAGACGGTGTGCAGGGCGATCGTGAGCTCCACGACGCCCAGCCCGGCCCCGATGTGGCCGCCGGTGCGGGAGCACACGTCGATGAGCCGGTCGCGCATCTCCTGGGCGAGTGTGCGCAGTTCGTCGCGAGACAGGCGACGAATATCGGCGGGAGACTGGATGCCTTCGAGGATGGACATGAGATCGGGGGTCAGGACCGGCGTTCGACGATGTACCGAGCCAGTTGTTCGAGCGTGGGGGTGAGCAACCCCTCACTGGCCAGGGACGAACAGGCGCTGTCGACCAACGCCACAGCCCGTTCGATTGCTCCCTCAATTCCGAGGAGCGCCGGGTAGGTGCTCTTGTTGAGATCGAGGTCCCGCCCAGCCGTCTTTCCGAGCTGGTCCGTCGTGGCCGTGATATCGAGGACGTCGTCGGCGATCTGGAAGGCCAGCCCGATGGCGGCGCCATAGCGGGCGAGCGCCTCCACCC is a window from the Gemmatimonadaceae bacterium genome containing:
- a CDS encoding NAD(+)/NADH kinase, with product MRVGVIGHRGYVGLPAILGTLLDLAPEYGLTLAFENDLWEIAEEGERLGEATSCDALITLGGDGTLLRGARYLDGHAVPILGINLGRLGFLTSCSGAEFEEGVRRFAQGHYEVEPRMALESCALNRDGEERCAWRSLNDVVLHKGGFARVVRFSVFVNDEPIGSYSADGLVISTPTGSTGYSLSAGGPIVVPSMDSIVLTPVSPHTLAMRPLVLPAEVEVKVRADDGPEELLVTIDGQVGTTFTGGETLVIRRAPSPVQIVRFPGTTFFTRLRRKLGWGGLSERDGDTV
- the recN gene encoding DNA repair protein RecN, with amino-acid sequence MLVELRIRNVAVIDTVALPLAAGLNVLTGETGAGKSLIIGALGMLLGERTAADRVRPGAERATVEGVFDISAQRDLRQRLDARGIEAEEDLLVLKREVLAAGRSRAWINGAPVSASVLADVGSLLVSVHGQHESRQLLEPDAQRDVLDAYAQCEEVRARVASAYADVQALRTRERELEQQRTDAAKRADYLRFVVREIDEINPVVGEDEALDADIRRLSHAEELQGLAAQAASAISGEERAALTRLAQVRRALASLMRIDPSLERLQAGFDGAVYALEELASELETYAEEIEADPQRLRVLERRRDALLGLMRKHGPTVEEVRRTLDEARRELELVDHGALDLAAIAEKRATAEGALVEAAAELTRARQSHAKRLGDAVSALLPDLGMAHGQVQVQLAPRESIGPDGAEQVQFLAALNAGSDLRPLGRLASGGELSRVMLALSTVLASLQQVPTLVFDEVDAGVGGAVAWQVGALMRRVAAHHQVLAISHLAQIAARAHHHIVVQKSAVGTVTTSDTSVVVDEARVVEIARMLGGDADREVSRAHARELLDRGAEAPEAVPKRSGTNASAAAGAQRRGKPR
- the dxs gene encoding 1-deoxy-D-xylulose-5-phosphate synthase, with amino-acid sequence MSILEGIQSPADIRRLSRDELRTLAQEMRDRLIDVCSRTGGHIGAGLGVVELTIALHTVFDTPTDQLVWDVGHQAYPHKLLTGRNARMETLRQEGGLSGFLKRTESEYDTFGAGHAATAISAALGMAAGRDVLGESFKVAAVIGDGSLGSGLAYEGLNNAGHSERDFIVVLNDNEMSIAPNVGAMHKYLTSIQRNPLYNRLRSRIGDIVDHAPGPFQSAGTLLRKWEESVKSFLTPGVLFEELGFRYFGPIDGHDIDALLDTFTAVRDLKTPRLVHVITKKGKGFPAGDHGEKWHALPPGHDPSTGKQLNVTAGNPAYTAVYGKGLVELGAERADVAVITAAMPSGTGTTQFGKLYPNRFFDVGIAEGHGVTFAAGLATRGVRPVVTIYSTFLQRGYDNVIHDAAIQKLPVVFAMDRAGLVGEDGETHAGLYDIAYMLTVPNMTVTAPKDGTEMLGLLRAGVEQNEGPFCLRYPRDASPDVPVEMKDIPATPYATWEVLRRGKEVAILAVGTMVGPSMAAAEALAAEGLDVTVVNCRYLKPYDQVTLAAILADHSHVLTVEEGIVINGFGAYMSTVINRQAPGVRVAVHGVPDKIIYAAPRKKQLAAIGLDAAGIADRVRALHESEALAG